The nucleotide sequence TCTTTCATCATGCTGAATATTTTATGTTGAGCAAGGTCTAAAAGGCAGACATCAGAAATCCTTTTGTTCGCTTCATGAGCATTCCTCATCATGATGCAGATTAGTATAGTCTACACAAAAAGGAGATATTATCATATTCAAGATTATAGTGATAGCTTGATTCCCTATCATTCTTGTGGAAGATTTTGCTCATTGTAGCTTCTTTATATTGAGAAGGAAACAGGAAGTGGATGTTGCAAGGAAGACAAAGTTTGCAAGAAAGCAGCTCGTATGATTGATTGATAGGATGAATTAGCTGATCTGCATATTGCACATAGATAGAAACCAGAACTTTGGGTTTCTAGAAGTTACAATTCAAGTGCATAAAACATTAAGTGTTTCATTTATGCTGTCTTCCTTCAAAGTCCATGTTCAACTCAAACTGTTCCTCGTTCAACATCTTGGACTATATGCAAGAAAACTTGCATCATCTTCTTCATTCTCCTTACAACTTCAAGGATGAACATCTTAACTCTCCCTCTCACTCTCTCTCGTGTttagagaaggagatgacaagaaTTAGAAGCCCCGACATGCAAattaacatgaagaagaagtttgGATATCACATTCAACGAGCAACCTTGCACTAAAAACGTGCCGTAGGAGTAAAAGAAGGTCCTTCTCCACCATACCACCAACCCTTCAATGTGTAACCCAAAGAACAACTACCACAAATCCAACGGATCATACGGATGGACCCAATGCGAGCCATTCGATCCGGCCGTTGGATCCCCATCGAAGGGTCGTCGTGAGCCAATAAAAAACGCAGCCGATGGTACGGGATACACAAAGATCGGTTCAACACGGGATGGGGCCATGCAGGCCGTCCGATCGACATGGCGCCACGTGATCCGGCCCTCCAGATCTTTTTGTTCGCTTCCGGCCACGACGTGGGACgcgaataatatttattattattgtcatTATTTTTCTCCACCCCTCTGATCCGTCCGTTGTTTCCAAATCGCCGCTTCTGttcgtcttcttccttctcctcccttCTTTCTTCGTGGGATCTCCTTAATCATTCCCCCCTTTCTCTCGACCTCAAGAGGGAAAGAAGCCCCTTTCGTGCCTTTAAAAATGCCTACAGATCTCTTCGCCTTTTGCATCGTTTTGAGGCTTTTGTTTCCTGTTTTTCCGTGTTGATGGATCCGCAGAACCATCGAATTGGGTCAAATCAGGGTTTGTGAGAGGATTCGATGCGTTCTTTTTGGGGCTTTTTTGACTTCGGATATAGGTGGGTGTAGGGAATGGCGGATTTCCGGCAGAAGCAGGACACCGCTGACCAGGAATTCCGACGAGGTTTGGAGGAGCTGGTGCGCGGCCACATAGACGGATGCATGACCGCCGCCCTGGCTTCCTGTAGCTCCGCTGCTTCGGCTGTTGATAACGAGGACGACCCAGCACCcggtggcggcggcgacggagCCGACCAGCTCGCTCGACGAAGGAGGAGGTCGGACGTCGCGGGGGACGACCTCGCGGAGACGTCTGCTGCCGCGCGCCGCCACTCGCGGATCCTGAGCCGGTGGGTGGCACGCCAGGCTGAGGAGATGATTACCACCATCGAGAGGAGGAACCGGGAGTCGGAGCTTATGGCACTCGCGCGGCTCCACACCGTGTCTATGCTCGACAGTTCCTTCCTACGGGAGTCGCGGCGGTCGCAGACGACCGTCGAGCGCCCTGTGGCCGCCCGGGCTTCGTCCGTTCTCCAGAGGTGGCGGGAGCTCGAGGGCGCATCGTCCGCGGTCAGAGAGCGGCGAAGCCAACCCGCCCCGTCCCCCGCGGCCACGGCCAACAACAGTCGGAATGGTCCGGAAAGCCGTAGCCTTGCGGAGTCAATCGACGGCGCTAATCTCACCAGTAATGAGAGCGAAAACAATGAACACCACGAAGAGGGAAACGAGCCACTGGGATTAGCAAGCACGGcgcaagacagagagagagaggttacggACGACAGGGAGTCGAGCAGAGAGCAGTCGCCCGATCTTGGGGACGGTTGGGATGGCGAGAGGGAGAGAGTAAGGCAGATAGTTCGTGGATGGATGATGGGCACCGCTGTGGCAGCGGACGCTGCCTTGCGAACCTTGCCACGAAGAGAGAGCCCTAGGAGTGACTGGCTTGGAGAAACGGAACGGGAGCGTGTGCGGCTGGCGAGGGAGAGAGTGCAGCTGGTGAGCCAGCAGAGGCATGCCCAGGGTAGCAGAACAGGAGAGATCGAGAGATCTCGTTCGGCAACAGACCATGGCAATGCTTCAGAGCAAGCCCGGAGACACCTGCCAAGGTTACGCGGTAGACAAGCTCTGCACGATCTGGTTATGAGAAATGTgcaagagagggagagggagcttCAGGGCTTGTCAGAGCATCGAGCAGTTTCTTGCTTTGCTTATCGCAGTCGAATTCAGGTCAATTTTTAGATAATTCCTTTTTGTTATATAATAAATAAGACATCTTGAATCATTTTGACAGCCAGAATGTATTAGCAAATGTCGATTCAAACTCTAGGACCATAGTTGCCATATCCTATGGCAACCTGAGTTTAGATCTAGCTTAATACCTGGAGTATATCTTAGGCATCTGGGTGATATCCCAGAAAATGATCCTAGTAGTGACTTCACCTGCTTTAACTCAGTTATTTCATACATATTAAAATTTTTGTAAATATACTCAGGAAATATCTTAATGGAGCTTTACTTTAGTGTTAAGGGTGAACATGAACATTTGATATTTGGAGTATATAATTGAATTTTGTGGCTCCAGAAGAACTCGTATAGGCATCCAAATATCAGATAGTTCTGTATcatcttaattcatgcatatttACTATTAATTCTGGCACATATAAACATATTTTACTTGCATATATGTTTCACAATAACAGATATTCATATTTCAGGTTGATAGTAGGGTTTATTTACCATCTAATCTTCAGCATTGACTTTGATGATGTACTAATCCATCCTCTGGTTCACTCCAAGAGTGACGTTTGAAAAAAAAGGTTGTTTTTCTTGTTTTCAAAATTGAAAATTAGAAGACCTTCTGTAGGAGGTAGATTTTCCATATCTGAGAAGACTTTGTCAGATATGACCCtagaatctcatattttatcCTTTACTCTATTGTTAGATAACATATGCAAAAtatactttttattttcttttttccttcttggaCCCAGTGAGTTCTAGGATTACAGACTCATCTGGAAGTCCACACTTAAATTAGTTTTATGAATATTAAATTATCGTTAATTGAATGTCCCATTCTTAATTAAATAGTGCTAATAATGTTCTACAGTCTGTAAGTAACCTAGAGGCACTATAATATGATTTCCTTAAGTTCATTTCAGATGTATTATCTCTTCATCGTAGTCTCTTCTCCTACTTCTGTATTCTATTTACTGAGACCATGTGATCTTATTACCTTGAGCCATGACTTGTCACCAGGATAAAACGATGAACAATTGTCTGAGGTAGACTCCTATGATTCACACACTtatctaaatttataaaaatctaGGTGTATGATTTTCTTTACTAATATGTAAGAGTATAATTATATAGTTAATGTAAGCATCCAACTTTCTATATAAGAGTATAATTACGTAGTTAATTCGAGCATCCAACTTTCGAAATAATGCTTGCGCTTATTGCTCAAATAAATCTTGCAGTAAAATCTGAAATTATTGTACTCCTTGCAAAATGCTAAATCTTTGTTAAAGAGTAGGCATCAGTGACTTCTTCAAACATTTTGTGATTTCCAATAATCTTATGTTCTCTTTTAGGCCCAATTTGGAGTGTATCCTATTTACTGAAACATTTAGCTACATAATGCTGAGGATTCCTTTGTGAAAATTGAACAATTAAAAATAGCACTATGTATTTCCAATTTGACCACCATAAAATGAATCCTGTCTAATAGATCTAGCATGGGGAAAAACTTAGAAGTAGATTAGTCTGTGATGCATCTTGGGAAAAAGGTTTTCGGGTGCTGAATTTAAATTTTGTTAAAAGCTTCAAAGTGTGATTTGAAGATACAAAGAAGAGTCCTACTTTGTCATGTCTTTTGCAATGGTTCAAGAACTAAGTGCCTACATGGTCCTGCCAAAATAAAAGCTACAACTGTTCAGTAAAATTCTATGTCTAGAATAATGATAACTTATGCTGGAACATTCTTTTACTAGTTGCATTGTCGAAACAAAAATCTCTTACCTTTTTCTTCTGAATCTAAGTTCCTTCTGCTGGACAATTATAAGTTGACTATTTGAATTCCTAAAATAACAGGACATTGCTCCTACAGGACCAAACTTTATatgactttattattattattattattattattattattattattattattattattattaatttggaaATGCCAGAGCTAACTTGTTAGAAAATTATTACATGAATACATGCTACTCAGACATTTGAACTGATCTTAATTAGGGACTTGTAACTATGGGTTAAATACCATCAGAAATTATCTGGCATTACATTCTTTTATTTTGACGTCACTGGGAACTATATTTTGCAATCTTATGTTTCTATGATTAGCTATCTTGATACTTTGTGTTTTATCATCATAGTAATTGTTCTTGCAATCATAATCCAGTCCTTGCTTCGAGGAAGGTTCTTGCGAAATTCTGGACCAACTGAGGATGAGCGACGCTCTTCTGTTGCAGCTAGAGAATTAGGTCAACTGAGGCAGCACCATCCTGTATCTGGATTAaggtatttttttcttttcataataGTTACTGTAAGCTGTTTTACACATACTGATTCGTCAAGTATGTTCTTATTACATCTGGATTCATAATTGAGACAAATCCTGTTTGTATGAATTGGTTAAATCTTGCCTAGTACATATTTTATCAAAACTTATATTGTGAGAAATGCAACTGAAACTTCAATAACCAATTCATTATTAGCCACTGTGAAATGGATATCACTTGTTGATAATAATATACCAACAGCAAAAGcagaatataataaatattacTATGCTCTATGGATTTGGATCAGTATAGTTCTTCCCTGAAGGTTTCATGATTTTTATAACTTTAAGAAGTTACCATATGTATTCTTTTCTAAAAGGAAATTTATTATCTCAATTACCTTGTAACATCATAAGATGGGTCTTGTTTATCTAGTCGAAGTAAAGTATCCTATATCTAATGCCACCTTTCTTTCCCAACCTTGTTGTCAGCTATGTAGAGGATAAAGCAAAATGCACGTGAACATAAGTTTAATGAGGTCCTTGAGAGCAGTTAGTTTTAGCATGATACAAATAGGATGCAAGATATATAAATTAGGCAGTACTTAAATGGGTTTgaataaccttttttttttgtcatcgtCAGATAGATGAGATAACCATCTAATGTGGGTAGTGTTACTAATCTATGTATGATAATTGCCATTTTGGATAGCATAGTAGGATGTTATAGCAAGCTTGGTGGATTAGGGTGTCACGACCCGCTTGATGGGTAATTGATCCGTGAATCTCAGTGAGCCTGAACCATTAGTCCAAGATGCTAAGCCTAAGTTAATTGTATTAGACTTATCAAGCCCTTATAAATCAATCATGATCGACTAAATCAGGGCCTCAGAATCTTTCCCACTTAAAGGGTTTGACATCCACATCAAGGTCCGAGCATAGCCCTTATTAGATCTTAGCATTGTGTATATGAAGCATAGTTCAGTTGTGGCTCTATACAACGATGTGTCCTCTGACCTTGTATATGAGACATAATCCAGTTGTGGCTCTTTGTGGTGATGTGACCTCTGACCCTGTCCATGAGTAGCCATTTCCTACCTAAGTCTCTTACCATATCCCTATTaggttggctctgatactaattgtcatAACCCAAGgtaatagtagtacactcatcaataaTAGTGTTTGTCTACCTCTGATGTGAGACTAAATCGGGGCGTCACACATGACCACCCGCTAGCCCGAATGGACTAATTTATCATCAGGACAATGAGGCCATTTCCAGCCATGTGCACGAGCAGATGATTCTCTAGATCCTGGGAGGAGTTGAACACATCTTTCTAGACTCCTAAACAAGTCAGATAATTTCTCTCCTAAGCAGGAGTTGCACAAACTCCTTGTTGTTTCAACAGACATCAGAAGAAATTGAGTAGTCAATCATCAGATCATAGAGAAGAGTGACCCATTCAATGGTATTTACGTCCAATTCAATTTTCAACTTGTATTAATTAGAAATTAGAATAACAGTAGTCTCTATGTATGGCTTGTACCTCTTCTACAGACATCTTTGCCTATTTTGCTCTTGTTCTCCAGTAATAAAGTAGTCTATTTTTCTCTTTAATTAATCCTCGGTAGAATTTTTCCCTTGAATTGAGCAACTCTATGAGGGATTCAGCCATCAAATCATCAAGAGCAGTAGCCCTTTCATGGGTATCTGGTCTAGTTCAGTTTCAatgtataataattaattatgaatTAAAACATGTTAGCCTATGTATATATATGGTTTGTAACTCTTCTGTAGATATCTTTGGCTATTTTGTTCCAGCAACAAAGCACTTTATTTACTTTTGGATTAGATCCTTGGGGGACTATTCTGGTATAACATGGCTTAACTCCACAGCGTCTAGCTGATTACATTTAACTAACCTGTGCACAATCTAAATGTAGTTTAAATGGAGTTAAAAGGGTTAAGAGTCCACAAAAAATAAGCTGTACTTCATATTTCAGAGtgtgaaaatattaaaaggtagtgaaatataatgaaaatgcacaTTTAACAAAAGGGAAACAGTAAAATTTTCTAATCAGTTAAGTCAATTTATAACCTCTAGTATGGCTTTTTGCTTATTAAATCTATTATATGGGAGTTCACTGTGCATTTCCTCATTCTTTTCATGGAGTGGTAATACAATTGCTAAAAGGATGACAAATTGTGTTTGTTAACACTAGGGAAGAACTTAACTCCAGACAAGAGAGTGTCATGTCCAGTCAAGCAAACAGTCGATCCGATGCATTTGACAGTCATGATACAAACAACCTTGATGAATCCCAAACAGATACTGGAATTTCTGAGATATATGAAGCAACAACGACACCTGTAACTGTTGAGACGGAAAACAGCACCGAAAGTGAAAATACAGAATGGACAGAATTCACAAGTCAAGTAGAAAATTGGCAGGAAAATGCAGTTGGGGAAGAGGATTGGCAACAGTCTACTGAAGATAGGTTTAGTGGATGGCATGATGGTAGTGAAGCTGAATATAGCGGGAATTGGCAAGAAAATATAGACCATGCACAGCCTCATGAAACACCTGAAGGGGATGCAGAAAATAGACATCATCAAGTGCATGGGTATTGGCAAGAAGATGATCCTCAAGAGACGCTCCCAATTTGGCACGACGAATCTTTACCTCCTCTGCAAGGCCAACAGTCCATTTCTATTAGAAGAGTTAATAGATTTATTCTTCCTGATGATGATAATGTATATAGCATGGAGCTCAGGGAACTCTTAAGCAGGTAACTAATGATCATTTATAGTCTACTCATATATAAACGAGATTACTTATTATATTCTTATCTACTAACTTAATGTCTTTATTCTGCAGGAGAAGCGTCTCTAATCTTCTTCGCAGTGGGTTT is from Musa acuminata AAA Group cultivar baxijiao chromosome BXJ3-8, Cavendish_Baxijiao_AAA, whole genome shotgun sequence and encodes:
- the LOC135646184 gene encoding uncharacterized protein LOC135646184 — encoded protein: MADFRQKQDTADQEFRRGLEELVRGHIDGCMTAALASCSSAASAVDNEDDPAPGGGGDGADQLARRRRRSDVAGDDLAETSAAARRHSRILSRWVARQAEEMITTIERRNRESELMALARLHTVSMLDSSFLRESRRSQTTVERPVAARASSVLQRWRELEGASSAVRERRSQPAPSPAATANNSRNGPESRSLAESIDGANLTSNESENNEHHEEGNEPLGLASTAQDREREVTDDRESSREQSPDLGDGWDGERERVRQIVRGWMMGTAVAADAALRTLPRRESPRSDWLGETERERVRLARERVQLVSQQRHAQGSRTGEIERSRSATDHGNASEQARRHLPRLRGRQALHDLVMRNVQERERELQGLSEHRAVSCFAYRSRIQSLLRGRFLRNSGPTEDERRSSVAARELGQLRQHHPVSGLREELNSRQESVMSSQANSRSDAFDSHDTNNLDESQTDTGISEIYEATTTPVTVETENSTESENTEWTEFTSQVENWQENAVGEEDWQQSTEDRFSGWHDGSEAEYSGNWQENIDHAQPHETPEGDAENRHHQVHGYWQEDDPQETLPIWHDESLPPLQGQQSISIRRVNRFILPDDDNVYSMELRELLSRRSVSNLLRSGFRESLDQLIESYVRRQEHNPFDWDLQRTESVSDSQEVDQGQQRDDMIEDQQISIDETPPMLPSPPMPPPQPLWHSNLHHTNWTRRNIHNSEWDAINDLRADMARLQEGMSHMQQILEACFDMQLELQRAVKQEVSAALIRCSSGQGEEEEYSQDVSRWCHVRKGTCCICCDSHIDSLLYRCGHMCTCSKCANELAQAEGKCPLCRAPILEVIRAYSVA